AGACCGAAAGCCACCACAGCGGAAAAGACGATGCCGATGACCGTATCCGAGGAAAGGGCGCTGCCCCGGCGCACGGCCATGACGGCCAGTCCCACCAGCACGCCGAACGCAGGCATGGACCAGTGCGGATCCACGGACAGGAGCAGGCCCAGGGCCACACCGGCAAAGGCCGAGTGCCCGATGGCATCGGAAAAGAAGGCCATACGGAAGGAGATGACCTCCACGCCCAGGGCCGCCGTCATGGGCATGAGCAGCAGGACGGCCATCAGGGCCTGCTGCATGAACCCCAGCTTGAGGCAGTCCAGCGGCAGCAGGGAAAACACATGACAGATGGAGGAGATATCAGGCATGGCGCTGCCCCCTGTCTTTCCTGCCCGAAGGGGCCATGCGCAGGGCGTGGCACAGGGCGCCGCACTTGTCGCAGGCGGCTTCAGGGTGTTCGCACTGGTTGGGATAAAGATGGATGGGCACGCCGAACAGCTTCATCAGGGTAGGGGCCAGCAATGTCTGCTGGGGCGGTCCCTGGGCGATGATTTTTTTGTTCAGCCCGATGACGTGATCGGCGTAATGGGCCGCCAGGGGCAGGTTATGGGTCACCATGAGCTGGGTGAAGCCCTGCTGCCGCCGGGCAGCGTCAAGGACTTCCCAGAAAAGGCGCTCTCCCTGGAAATCGACCCCCGCAGCAGGCTCGTCCAGCAGCAGGATCTCGGGTTCGCGGGCCAGCGCAGCCGCCAGCAGGACGCGGCGCAGCTCCCCGCCGGAAAGATCGCTCATGCGGCGCCGGATAAGGTGTTCCGCATGGACGGGCGCCAGCGCCGTACGGGCACGCCGGGAGGCGCTGCCCTTGATGCCGAGCCAGAGGGGACGGCGCTGATGCCCCAGAGAGAGGAATTCGGCCACGGTCAGGGGCAGGGCGCTGTCCATCTGCAGGTTTTGCGGCACATAGGCCAGGCGCGGCCGGCCGTTGCGTCCCTGCATGCGGATCTCGCCGGTATAGGCGATCTCGTCGATGATGCAGTGCAGCAGGGTGCTTTTCCCGGCACCATTGGGGCCGACCAGAACCGTGCTGCTTCCCTGGGGGATGGCAGCGGAAATGTCCTGCAGGATATGGAGATCCCCGCGGCGGACGTCCACATGGGCGATGGTGATGGCGGCAGCCTGATCAGCGGGAGAGGGCATCTTCAAGGATCTGGCAGTTGTTGCGCATTTGCTGTTCAAAGTAGTCCGCAGGAGCATTCTCCGGTCCTGATGCCACGGAATCCAGCCGGATGACGGGGATGCCCGTCTCGGCGGCCAGCGTTTCCAGGGGGCGGGGCGAGAACTGGGGCTCGCCTATGAGCAGGACGGGCCGCTCTTTCCTGATATGGTCAATGCACTCCAGCAGCCTGGCGGCGGAGGGGGCCTGTTCTTCGTTTTCCTGCAGGACATCCATGACGTGCAGGCCGGCGGAACGCATCATGTAGGCCAGGGAATCGTGCTGCAGCAGTACGCAGGCGCCGGGGTGGGCGGCACCCAGGGCAGCAAGCCGTTTTTCCAGATCCAGCAGATTCTTTTGCAGGGCAGCCGCATTGGTCCGAATGGTCGCCGTCTGTTTCGGGCAGGCGCGGATCAGGACTTCGGCCATGCTTCCGGCCATCTGGGCGGCGGCGGCAGGAGAAGTGAAGATATGCGGGTTGGCATCATGCGGATGGTCGTGCCCTTCCTCCTCATGGCCGGAGCGGCCGGCAAGCAGGGCGATTCCCTGACTGCAGTCGGCCTTGCGGGCGTCCGCCTGGGCCAGCGCCGGCGCGAAGGCCGCTTCCAGCCCCAGACCGTTCATCAGGATCACGTCCGCAGTGGCGACCTTGGTCAGATCGGCCGGGGTCGGCGCATAGTCATGCGGGCAGCCGGTGGCGGCGGGGATGAGCAGGTCGAGCCGGACATTTTCCAGTCCGGCCACCAGGGGACGGGCCAGTTGCCAGACAGGATATGTCGTGGCCAGAACGTGGACGGGCCGGGAGGCCGCCTGCGCGGGCAGGCCCAGCAGCGAGAGGAGGGCCAGGATCAGGAGGCTTGCAGCCGTTCGAGAGCTGTGCCGGGGTGCGAGTGCGTGCATAGGATAAATCCGAAAATGATTTTCAAAAAGCCTAGTAAAGAACTTAGCTGTCTGTCAACCACAGACTTGCCAGCCTCTCCGGCGGGCATTATGCTGGCAGGAAGACATCTTGGCAAGGCCTTTTGTGGCCGCCAGTGGCAGGAGGGAACGTGGTACGGATCGCCGGTGTCGTTTTGGCGGGGGGGCGTTCCCGGCGCATGGGCCGGGACAAGAGCCTGTTGCGTCTGGGCGGGGAGAGGGCCCCGACCCTGCTGGAACGGAGCCTGGCCGTACTGCGGCCGCTGTGCGCGCCGGTCTGGGTATCGTGCCGGACAGGGCAGACGTTTGCCGGCCAGTGTTGCGTGCAGGACATATTGCCGGTTTCCGGCCCCATCTGCGGTGTCCATGCGGCGCTGGTCCGTGCCCGTGCGGGGGGGATTCCGGCGGTGCTGGTGCTTTCGTGCGACATGCCGTTCATGCATACGGCGATGCTGCGGCGGCTGGTGACGGCAGCGGCCGCCTCTCCCCCAGAGGCCCTGATGACGGCCTTCATGGCGCCCAACGGCTGGACGGAATCCCTGGCCGCCATCTACCGGGTGGAGGCCGTGCCGTTCCTGGAAGCCGCCGCAGCTCAGGGGCGCCTCAAGATGCGGGAGGCCGTGCCCCCGGAGCGGCAGCGCTTCGAGCCGTACGGTGCGGAAGATGCCCGTGTTTTTTTCAATCTCAACACTCCGCAGGATCTGCAGCGGGCGGCGGCCCACCCGGCGGGCAGCATGGCGCAAGCCGGGCGGGAAATTTGCCGAAATCCCTGACCGGGCTTGAATCTGCGGCTTGCTTGGGATATTATGCACAATATTCTGCAGATCGCTTTCCCTGTTTTCTGCAAACCGGCGGACCTCTGTCATCCCTTGTTTTCCCGGACGAGGAGAAGAATGTTTTTAAGCAAGTTTTTCAAACGCTTTGCCAGTGACAAACAGGGCACTTCCGCGAGCGACGGCAGTCCTGAGCATACCTTTGCTGTCCGCCACCATCGCTTCAAGCTGTTCCTGACGGCCTGGAACAAGTTCCAGGAGAATATGACCTCACTGGAATATACCCTGTGCTGCGACCACCCTTTCGGCCTGCACCGGGTGCGGGCCCTGTGCACCAGCGTGGCCACGCAGGTGTACCAGTGCATCCAGCACCTTGAACGGCTCAACCCTTCCCCGTGCAAGGCGCTGTATGAGCGTTTCGACCATCTGCAGACCGCGGTGGCCAGTGAGGTCTACCCGCATGTGCCGTTGCTGGAGGGGCCGTATGTCATCCCGCTGGCAGAAGCGGGCCGGGCAGCGGAGGCCCATCTGGCCGACAAGTCCACTGCCCGCCTGGGCGAGCTGCGCCGGCAGAACCCCGATGTGGTCCCGGACGGTTTCGTCGTGACGGCCGCGGGCTGCATGAGCCTGTTTGCCGGTACGGGCATGCTGGAAGAGATAAACCGGCGCATACAGGCTGCGGGGGGCTGTCTTCCCGAGACATTGCAGGAGCTTTCGGAAAGCCTGCGCGAGCTGACGGAAAGCACGCCCTTGCCGGAGCGGCTGGTGGAAGAATTTTGTGCCGCACTGGCGGCGCTGCGCAAACGGTGTCCGGGAGAGATGCGCCTGCTGTTCAAGGGACGTTTGTGGCCCTGCATGGATGACGGGGAAGACACGCAGGGCACGGATCCCGGACTGCTGGTCTGGGGGCCCACCGTATCCCTGCACGCCTCCGACATGGACATCCTGGCGTGCCTGCACACGACGCTGGCCCGCAAGCAGCAGGCCCAGGCCCTGGTCTACCGGCGTGCCCGCGGTCTGATGGAAACCAATGCCCGCATCTGCATCACCTGTCTTGCCGTGGAGGAGGGCAGCTTCGGGGGCATGGCGCATACGGCCAATCCCATCGACCTGAAGGGCGGCAACGTCCATATCTATTTTTGCAGCGGCCTGCCGCAGGACATGGAATATTCCCTGGTGCCCGTCAACGTGATGCACGTTTCCCGGACGCCGCCCTACAGGGTCAGTGCCCGATGTATGCATGATGCCGAGGACGGCAGCTCCTTTTCCGACCAGGCCGCTGCGGATGTGACCGCCCTGGCCATGGAGCTGGAAGGCCTTTCCGGCCGCCCCCAGTCCATGGTCTGGCTGCGTACCCCCTCAGGACGGACGCAGGTGGTCATGGCCCGCCCCATGGTCATCAAGGCCCGGACCCGGGAAGAACGCGAGGAAGAGGCCGAGTCCCGCGCGGACGACAGCCTGCCTGCGCCCCTGCTGACCGGCGGCGTCACCACCAGCCGCGGCCGGGCCTGCGGCCCGGTGGTCATCGCCCGTTCGTGGTCCGATGTGCTCGATTTCCCTGACGGCGGCATCCTTGTGGTGCAGCGCGACCTGTACCTGTGGGCTTCGCTGGTGGACAGGGCCGGAGCCATCATCGCCGAGGACGGCCTGCTGGGGTCCCGCCTCTTTTCCCTGGCACGCGAATTCGGCATCCCGGCCATGTTCGGCCTGGCCGGTGCCACGGAAAAGCTGACACCGGGAGAAAAAGTGACGGTCTGCACGGAGATGGGCTGTGTTTTCACCGGCCAGCTGGACGAGCTCCTGGCCCAGGCCCGTCCGCCCCGTGACTACCTGCCCGGCAGCCCCGTCTACCGGGTGCTGCAGCATGCGGCGGAGCATATCCTGCCGCTGACCATCGACGTGGACAGCGTGGACTTCAAGGCAGCCAACTGCCAGACGTATCACGATATCGCCCGTTACTGTCACGAAAAGGCCGTCAGCGCCATGTTCACCCTGGGGTCCGACAAGCAGTATGCGGCCCAGCGCATCAAACAGCTGCGGGACAAGGTCCTCAAGCAGTTCTGGGTCGTGAACCTCAATGACGGTTTCGGCAAGGTCCAGCCAGGGCCGGTCATTGATGTGGAGGACATCACCTCCATCCCCATGCAGGCTATCTGGCGCGGCATGAACGCCTATCCCTGGCAGGGGCCCCCGCCGGTGGACGGCAAGGGCTTCCTTTCCGTGCTGTTCGAGGCTACGGCCAATCCCAATCTGGATCCGGCGGCACAGACAGCCTATTTCACGGAAAAGAACTATTTCATGGTGTCGCGCGATTATTGCAGCCTGCATTCGCGCTTCGGCTTCCATTTCGTGTCCGTGGAATCCCGGCTGGGGGACCGTACGCCGGAAAATTATGTGGCCTTCCAGCTGCGCGGCGGGGCCGCCAACATCGAGCGCCGTATCCTGCGGGTGCGCTTTGTGGCCGATCTGCTGTGGGAATTCGGTCTGACGCCGGTGGTCCGCAACGATGCCGTGACCGCCCGCCTTGAGGGCATGGATATGGAAGAAGGCCAGTGTCTGCTGGCTGTGGCGGGATATCTGACCATCCACACCCGCCAGCTGGACATGATCATGCAGGACAGCGCCAAGGTGGCAGCGACCCGCAAGACCATGCTGAATCATTGCCGTATCCTGCTGACTGGCGGAGACCTTTCCCAGATTTCAGCCAAGGAGGAGTAGATGCCTTCCACACGGGAATACAGACGCATCTTCCGCCGTCTGTTCGTCACGCATCTGGGGCTTGCCCTTTTGCCGCTGGTGGCATTGGGGATCTTCAGCATAGACCGCATCAATTCCATCTATGATGAAAAGATCTCTGCCGGTATCGAAGCCGTGTGCAGCAGTAAGCACCGGGCCCTGGATACCTTTCTGCATGAGCGTGTTTCCCAGATAAAAACACTGGCCTTCACGCATGGCCTTGCCGAATTGCGGGATCCCGACCGTCTGAGCCGCATCTTCACGGTCATGCAGCAGAGCGGACGCTCCTTTGTGGATCTTGGCATCATCGGCATGGACGGCCGTCACATCTCCTATGTGGGGCCGTTCGACCTGCGCGATGCCAATTACGTCAGTGCGCCCTGGTTCACGGAGGTATTGCGCAAGGGCGTGTTCGTCAGCGACGTGTTCATGGGCTTCCGCAATGTGCCGCACTTCATCATCGCCGTCCTGCGTCATGAAGGGGGCGAGAGCTTCATCATGCGCGCCACCATCGACATGGAGGCCATCAACAGCCTGCTGCAGCGCGTCTATTCCGGCGAGCGCAGCGATGCGTTCCTGATAAATGAACAGGGCGTGCTGCAGACGGATTCCCGTGACTACGGCCGCATCATGGAGCAGTTCAATGTCACGCTGCCCAATGTGCTGCGTCAGGGTATCGCCCTGGTGCCCCTGCCGTCCCAGCCGGGGGACAGCGGCAGCAAGGAGCCCCTGGCGGCCATGATGCACCTGGATTCCATGCCGTGGCTGCTGGTGGTGGTGGACGATGTGCGTGAAAGCCTCGCCCCGTTGCACCGTCTGCGCATCTACATCCTGCTTTTCGTGGGCCTGGGCGCCGTACTGGTCACGGTGGGGGCCTTTCTGGGAACGCGGTACATCGTTTCCTGTCTGGCCGCTGCCGACCGCAAGCAGGCCCATATCGACGCCCGCATGCTGCAGTCCAGCAAAATGGCGGCCCTCGGCAAAATGGCCGCGGGCGTGGCCCATGAGGTCAACAACCCCCTCATGCTGATCCAGGAAAACGCCGGCTGGATCCGGGACCTGCTGCAGGATGAGAACCCCGGGAACATGGTCAATTATGACGAGATCATGGAGAGCACGGACAAGATCGAAAAGCATGTGCAGCGGGCCAAGGGGATCACGCAGCGCATGCTGGGCTTTGGCCGGCGCATGAACCCCGGCCGTTCGGAGATCATGGTCAACGTGCTGGTGGATCAGGCGACGGAATTCCTCAAGACCGAGGCCCGCGGCCGCAACATCACCATCACGAAGGATTTTTCTGCCGATGTACCTGTCATCCTTTCCGATTCGGCCCAGCTGGAGCAGGTGTTCATCAACATCATCGACAATGCCATCGATGCCATCGGCAAGAATGGCTCCATCACCGTGCGTACCGAACCCTGGGAAAATGGCGCACGCATCTACTTCAAGGATACGGGGCCGGGCATGGACGAAGAGACCATGCAGCGCATCTTCGATCCTTTCTTCACCACAAAGGCAGTGGGCGAGGGTACAGGGCTTGGCCTGGCCATCTGCTTTACGATTCTGGAAAAACTTGGTGGCCGTATCGAGGTCAGCAGCGTTGTGGGGCAGGGGACGACGTTCTGCATCAGCCTGCCCGCGGAACCGCCGAGCCAACCCCTTGAAACCAGTGAAGACGCTTAGGAGAATGCCATGCACGCACTCTTTGTTGATGATGAAGTGGAATTCCTGCAGCTGATGGAAAAACGTCTTTCCCGTCGCGGCATGACCATCGTGACGGCTCCTGACGGGCAGAGCGCACTGGATATCGTCACGGAGGCCATGAAGCAGCCCGAGACCATGTTTCAGGTGGTGGTCATGGATGTGCGCATGCCCGGTATGGACGGACTGGAAACGCTGCGGCATATGAAAAAGCTCGCCCCCCAGCTGCCGGTCCTGCTGCTGACAGGCCATGCCTCCCTCGGCGTGGCCGTGCAGGGTATGGATCTGGGCGCTTACGACTACATGCTGAAGCCCGTGGCCATCAACGAGCTGATCATCAAGATGGAGGAGGCGGTTCGCGCCGCTGCGTGATATGTCCATATTCACACGACTGCGACACTTGCTGGGCGGGCAGAAAGAGCTGAGCCCCGAGGATCTGGCACACGAGGAAGAGCTGAAAAAGCAGCTCCGCGAGCGTTGCGCCCGTTTCCGTCGCCTGCTGTCCTCCAACAAGAACGCGCTCGAAATCATGAGCGAAGTGGAAGAAGCCCTGGCCGGTTCGCATCCCTTCGGCATGAGTTATGTTCGCGGTGCCGGTACGCGGGCGGCGACGGCCGTATACCAGATGGTGCGCGAGCTGAATGCGCTTTCCGACAACCAGTACGAAGATCTGCAGGCCGCCTTCAATGACATCAGCGGCCGCATCACCGGCGTGCTGGAACGGAAGAGCCTGGTCACGGACGGCCCCCTGCTGCTGCCCCTGCCGGACATCCGCCTGGGGGACATGCCGCAGGTCGGCGGCAAGATGGCCAATCTTGGCGAAGTGTCCGCCAATGTGGGGCTGGCCGTGCCGGACGGCTTTGCCGTGACGGTCAATGCCTATCATGCCTTCATGGAATACAATGGCTTGCGCGACGAGATATCCCGCCGCATCCAGAGCGCGGACATGGAGAGCATGGATGACCTGTTCAGTCTGTCGGCCGCATTGCAGCAGTGCATCCTTAACGCGCCCTTGCCGCCGCAGCTGGAACAGGCCATTGAAGCGGCCGTGGCGGGCATGGTGGAACGCTGCGGCAGCGAACTGCGCCTTGCCCTGCGCAGCAGCGCCGTGGGCGAGGATGCCCTGGGCGTGACCTTCGCCGGGCAGTACCGGTCTGAACTCAATGTCCTGCCTGAAGAAGCCTGCGAGGTCTGGAAGGAGATCGTGGCCAGCAAATATGCCGTCACGGCCATGAGCTACCGTTTCCAGCGCGGCATCCCGGATGAGGCGGCCCCCATGAGTGTGGGCGTGCTCAGCATGGTGCAGGCACTGGCCGGCGGCGTGGCCTACAGCCGTGATCCCGTGGCCAGCCGGCAGGGACGGGGCCAGGTGACGCTCAATGCCGTCCCCGGGCTGCCCCAGGCCGTGGTGGACGGGGCCGTCACACCCGACGTGTTCGCCTTCAGCCGTCAGAATCCGCCGGAATTGCTCGAAAAGCACATCGCGCACAAGGCCTTTCGCCTGGATTGTGCTCCTGAGGCGCTACAGGGCGTCGTCCGTTCCGATCTGGAAGGCGAGGCAGCTGTCCGTCCCAGTCTGACGGATGCCCAGGCCCGCGAGCTGGCGCAGGTGGCCCTGGCGCTGGAAGAATTCTACAACGAGCCGCAGGACGTGGAATGGGCGCTGGAGCCCTATGAAGGCAACACGCGCATCGTGGTCCTGCAAAGCCGTCCGCTGTTCGAAAGCGTGTCCGACCAGGCGGCGGAGCCCCCGGCGGCAGTGGCAGGGGACGATCTTCCGGGAGATCTGCCCGTCCTGGCCCAGGGGGGGATGGCCGTCAGTTCCGGGGTCGCCGTGGGGCCCGTTTTCGTGGCCCGCAAGGATGCGGACATGCTTTCTTTCCCGCGGGGCGGCATCCTGGTCATCGAGCGGGCCCAGCCCCGCTGGGCCACGCTGCTTTCCCGGGCTGCGGGCCTGATCAGCGAAACGGGCGGCATGGCCGGCCATCTGGCCTCTGTGGCGCGGGAATACAAGCTCCCGGCCTTGTTCAGCCTGAAGAATGCCGGCCGTTTGCTGGAAAACGCCGGTGAGGTCACGCTGCTGGCCGACCGGGGCACGGTGCTGGCCGGCAGCCATCCCGAACTGATCCCGGCGGGGACGACGCCTCCCAACCTCATGGCCGGGAGCCCTGTCTATCAGCGCCTCAAGGAACTGGCGGCCCTGATGACGCCCCTGCACCTGCTGGATCCTGATTCGCCGGATTTTTCACCGGCCAACTGCACCAGCCTGCACGACATCACGCGTTTCTGCCATGAAAAGGCCGTGGGCCTCATGTTCGACAGCGAGGCGGCCCTCAGCCGTAACATGGGCAAACAGCTCAAGGTGGGTGTCAAGCTGCAGTACTGGGTCATCGACATGGATGACGGCTTCAAGCGCAGCATCAGCGGGCCGCTGGTGGAGCTGGGGGATATTGCCTGCAAGCCCATGCTCGCCTTGTGGAACGGCATGGTGGCCGTGCCCTGGGCCGGGCCGCCGGCGACCAGCGCCTCGGGCTTCATGAGCGTCGTGTTCGAGAGCACCATGAACCGCGAGCTGGAAAGTACGGCGCCCACGGCCATGGCTGACAAGAACTTCTTCATCATCGCCTCGCGCTATATGATCCTGCAGGCCCGGTACGGCTATCATTTCTGCACGGTGGAATGCCTTGCGGGCGAGAATGAACACGAGAACTTCGTCAGCTTCCAGTTCAAGGGCGGGGCAGCGGATGTCAGCCGCCGCATCCTGCGCGCCAGGATGCTGGCCGATTTGCTGGAGACCCACGGTTTCCGCGTGGACATCAAGAACGACTCGATGTTTGCCGTGGCGGAGGCGTACAACGCCGAAGAGACCCTGCGCCGGACGCGCCTGATCGGCTACCTGCTCATCCATAGCCGCCAGGTGGACATGATCATGAAGGATACCGTGCGTGCGGCGGCCCTCAAGGAAAAGCTGGCCGGCGACATGGCAGCGCTGATGGCAAAGCCCTTGCAGTTCAGCTGATCCGCGAGTGCGGTTGACACGCATACGACGTTATATTAGAAGACGGCATGCCTTTTCCGCTCTGGAAAAGACAGCCCGGGCAGTTAGCTCAGCTGGTTGAGCACCGCCCTTACAAGGCGGGGGCCACAGGTTCAAGTCCTGTACTGCCCACCAAATCACGAGAGCGAGGGGGTATATGCAAAAATATCTCCTGATCATGAAAGTCGTTTAGACGTGTGTTACATCATGTGCTAAATCGCTTTTTTATTGCCGGCCGGGAAGGGGATGCCCCTCCCGGCCTTTCTTGTTGCATCGAAGCGGTCAAAGGTCCTAGCAAGATCAAGGTCGCATGTGCTCTTGAATAAGTTTGCGGCGCTACTGGCAGCAATTTGCGCGCGTATCGGCAGTGGAACAGCAAAAGGCGGGGCGGTTTTTTCCCGCCTTTTTTGTTAGTCCGGTTGTCGTTTGGGGGATGGCACAACCGGCATGCGCAGGCACTGGCCCCGGTCCGTTTTCAGGAAGCGGATATACTTGGGCTGCCGTGCCCGGTCAGTGCTGCCCACCTTGCGGCCAGGAGGCAAATGTCACTTTCTGTGGAGGCGGGAATCCGTTTTTCCTCTGTCGGTATCTGCAAGGGCCTGCAGTCTGACACGGTACCTGCTGGGGGCCATTCGCGATTTTTCCCTTATGGTTGCAGGCAGCAAGGCCAGCAGGCTTCGTTCCTGACGATAACATTTTATCTTCAGCAAGTCATAGTATTCGCCCCTCTGGGATACAGCACCTGGACATGGCTTGCCCGGGGAGGGGGGAGGGTCCAGCCTGGTGGCATGGGCTGAACGGCAGTGATTTTTTATTGTAGGAAAATTTTGCTTTTTTTCTATTTTCGTACTATCAAACCAAACACAGGCGGGCATGCCGTGTCCATACGAGGCGAGATGGAGCGGGTAGGGCAGGCTATCCGTCTTTTTTTCAGCTGGATAGCTGCGGGGGAAATGGCCGGGGCGTCTGCGCTGCCTGCTGCCGTGGCCGCGCGAGGCTGTTCTGTTGCAAGTCCCGGCCGGAAGAGGTCAGCAGACCTTTGTGTCACAGGAGTTTCCTTCACGGATGGCCGCCAGAGCCTGTTCAGATCGCTAACATGCTATCCCATCCATTTTTTTGTTTTTCAGATACTTCCCTGAAAAGGTGAAGCGTCATGCCGCCACGGCGACAGAATGGAGTTTTTATGGAAAGAAAGTTCCCCTATTTGTGCAAACCCATCACCATCGGGCGTGTCACGTTCCGCAACCGCATGTTTTCCGCTCCCATGGGTGGTACGGACATCACCAACGACGGCTGCATCGGCCCCAAGTCCACCGCCTTTTATGAGCTGCGGGCCAAGGGCGGCGCCGGTGCCGTCACCATCAGCGAATGCATGGTGCATCCGAAGACCGACGGCAGCCATGCCTATCATCTGGATACGGCCATTTTGAATTCTCTGGCCTCCTTCACCTACACGGCGGACGCCATTCGTCGGCATGGCGCCATCCCCAGTGTGGAGCTTTCGCATTCCGGCATGTATTCCGGTACCTACATGACGGACAAGAGCCGCCAGCACGGCCTTGCCCAGTGGGGACCTTCGGCCTGTGTGCGTCCCGACGGTGTGGAAGTAGGCGAACTGACCCATGAGATGATCGACGAGATCGTGGCCGCTTACGGTCAGGTCGCCGGTCTGGCCAAACGTGCGGGCTTTGAGATGATCATGGTTCACGGCGGGCATGGCTGGCTCATCAACCAGTTTTTGTCGCCCTGGTTCAACCACCGGACGGACGAATACGGGGGCAGCATCGAGAACCGTTGCCGCTTTGCCCGCCGGGTGCTCCAGTCCGTGCGCGAGGCCGTGGGCCCCGGTTTCCCCATCGAATTCCGCATGAGCGGTTCCGAGCTGTTCGAGGGCGGCTATACGCTGGAAGACGGCATCGCCATCGCCAGGGAGCTGGAAGATGGCATCGACCTTTTGCATGTTTCCGCCGGTACGTACCAGCGTGGCTTTGGCGACACGCATCCTTCCATGTTCAAGGAGCATGGCTGCAACGTCTATCTGGCGGCGGAGATCAAAAAGCATGTCTCCATCCCCGTGGCCACCATCGGCGGCCTGAACGATCCTGCCCAGATGGAGGAGATCATCAAGTCCGGCAAGGCCGACGTGGTCTATATGGCGCGTGCGCTGCTGGCCGATCCTTTCCTGCCGGAAAAGGTCATGGCCAACCGGGACGAGGAGATCGTCCGCTGCCTGCGCTGCTTTACCTGCATGGCTGAA
This is a stretch of genomic DNA from Desulfovibrio piger. It encodes these proteins:
- a CDS encoding PEP/pyruvate-binding domain-containing protein gives rise to the protein MSIFTRLRHLLGGQKELSPEDLAHEEELKKQLRERCARFRRLLSSNKNALEIMSEVEEALAGSHPFGMSYVRGAGTRAATAVYQMVRELNALSDNQYEDLQAAFNDISGRITGVLERKSLVTDGPLLLPLPDIRLGDMPQVGGKMANLGEVSANVGLAVPDGFAVTVNAYHAFMEYNGLRDEISRRIQSADMESMDDLFSLSAALQQCILNAPLPPQLEQAIEAAVAGMVERCGSELRLALRSSAVGEDALGVTFAGQYRSELNVLPEEACEVWKEIVASKYAVTAMSYRFQRGIPDEAAPMSVGVLSMVQALAGGVAYSRDPVASRQGRGQVTLNAVPGLPQAVVDGAVTPDVFAFSRQNPPELLEKHIAHKAFRLDCAPEALQGVVRSDLEGEAAVRPSLTDAQARELAQVALALEEFYNEPQDVEWALEPYEGNTRIVVLQSRPLFESVSDQAAEPPAAVAGDDLPGDLPVLAQGGMAVSSGVAVGPVFVARKDADMLSFPRGGILVIERAQPRWATLLSRAAGLISETGGMAGHLASVAREYKLPALFSLKNAGRLLENAGEVTLLADRGTVLAGSHPELIPAGTTPPNLMAGSPVYQRLKELAALMTPLHLLDPDSPDFSPANCTSLHDITRFCHEKAVGLMFDSEAALSRNMGKQLKVGVKLQYWVIDMDDGFKRSISGPLVELGDIACKPMLALWNGMVAVPWAGPPATSASGFMSVVFESTMNRELESTAPTAMADKNFFIIASRYMILQARYGYHFCTVECLAGENEHENFVSFQFKGGAADVSRRILRARMLADLLETHGFRVDIKNDSMFAVAEAYNAEETLRRTRLIGYLLIHSRQVDMIMKDTVRAAALKEKLAGDMAALMAKPLQFS
- a CDS encoding FAD-dependent oxidoreductase; translated protein: MERKFPYLCKPITIGRVTFRNRMFSAPMGGTDITNDGCIGPKSTAFYELRAKGGAGAVTISECMVHPKTDGSHAYHLDTAILNSLASFTYTADAIRRHGAIPSVELSHSGMYSGTYMTDKSRQHGLAQWGPSACVRPDGVEVGELTHEMIDEIVAAYGQVAGLAKRAGFEMIMVHGGHGWLINQFLSPWFNHRTDEYGGSIENRCRFARRVLQSVREAVGPGFPIEFRMSGSELFEGGYTLEDGIAIARELEDGIDLLHVSAGTYQRGFGDTHPSMFKEHGCNVYLAAEIKKHVSIPVATIGGLNDPAQMEEIIKSGKADVVYMARALLADPFLPEKVMANRDEEIVRCLRCFTCMAERAATATRRCTVNPLIGREMEGDRVLPAPEKKKVLVAGGGPGGLYAAWTAARRGHQVILCEKEDSLGGILRSEQALPFKYEMYQLAGTYTHLARKAGVEIRLNTEVTAEYVEREAPDALIIAVGSRPLLPPIPGLKGDNVVVVNNYYKEKDKVGEDVVVFGGGLAGCECAIHLGQEGRTVHIVEMRDVLAPDANVRHRPLLLKEVEKYATVHTGCRGLEVRPDGIWCEDKEGHQFLVPGKSVIAALGQRSCTDIVEELQDGAPFVRIIGDAARVSTITNAVYWGYHAALDI